In Gorilla gorilla gorilla isolate KB3781 chromosome 16, NHGRI_mGorGor1-v2.1_pri, whole genome shotgun sequence, the genomic window GAACAGAGACCTCTAAAGAACAGCTTGTCCTAATCATCATGTACCTGATGAACCTCTGTTTCCCCTGCAGCCAGCGACTCTGCGGACGATGGCTGGTCTCCATGGTCTGAGTGGACCTCCTGTTCTACAAGCTGTGGCAATGGAATTCAGCAGCGCGGCCGCTCCTGCGATAGCCTCAACAACCGATGTGAGGGCTCCTCGGTCCAGACACGGACCTGCCACATTCAGGAGTGTGACAAGAGATGTAAGCATCTTAGCCTCTCAGGGACGTAGAGAACTGACCTGTCCTTGTTGTCGTCACCAAGGGCAGCTCCACAGCATGTATATTAAGAACACGGGTTCTAGGATCTCTGGATCCCAATCCCACTGCTTAGCTGTGCACCCTTGAACACAACTTACCCTCTCTGAGGCTCTTTCCTCATTTGCAActtggagataataatagttctTGATAAGTTTATCTTGAGCATTTTATTTAGATACTGCATGTAAAGCAGTTAGCATTGAGTTTTGGTTTATGGTAAGCACCCTGTAAATGTTAGGATATTAACAGCAACCCATAAAAACAGCAAACTTATCTGTTCTCTGGTAGAAAACATTCCATGTTGACATTTGGGCATGTGGCCAGGAGCCAATTTCTACCGTACACTGGGTTTAGTTGCCATTGACCATTTCCTGGAAATACTTCTGCGTGCTCCTGATGGGAGCCTCTATTTGGCTGTCTCTAAGCCAAAACCATTTGTGACCATCAACTTTGTACTTTAGTTAAACAGGATGGTGGCTGGAGCCACTGGTCCCCGTGGTCATCTTGTTCTGTGACATGTGGTGATGGTGTGATCACAAGGATCCGGCTCTGCAACTCTCCCAGCCCCCAGATGAATGGGAAACCCTGTGAAGGCGAAGCGCGGGAGACCAAAGCCTGCAAGAAAGACGCCTGCCCCAGTAAGTGTGAGGTCCGCTGCAAGGGTGAACATGGGCAGCAGCTCTGCCCAGCTGGTTGCCTGGCATCTGCAGCCTGCAGTTCAGTGGGTCATAGAGCAGGAAGGTTACCTACTAGAGAAACAAACAGAAGCAAAGTCCTGCAGGCTCAGCAACttcttttaatgaaaaacaaactcaCCCTCTTCCCCAGCATTCTTTCCATGTGTCAGAGAAGCAGAGGTTTCTTGAACGGGCTTAGGAGAGTCTATGACAAGGGAGGGATTTGAAAGTTGATCTTAATTGTTGCCTGTGGTTCGTCTTCTTACAGTCAATGGAGGCTGGGGTCCTTGGTCACCATGGGACATCTGTTCTGTCACCTGTGGAGGAGGGGTACAGAAACGTAGTCGTCTCTGCAACAACCCCACACCCCAGTTTGGAGGCAAGGACTGCGTTGGTGATGTAACAGAAAACCAGATCTGCAACAAGCAGGACTGTCCAATTGGTGAGCCATGCAGCCCAGGATGAAACGACCCAGGAGCTTTGCTCTTTTACTGAATGCTGCAGTCAGCATTCGAGGAGATTCCAGCTTGGTTAGTCCTGAGCGATTTGATTGCTCTAAGATGCAGGTGGACAACATAATCCCAACAAGTTATCGGTTCCCTATACCCTATAATATCTTACACTGTGTTAAGTGCCCAGCATGGCAGTATGGCAGCTTAGACCAACCATTTACTGtgactgtctctctctccttgtctCAGACGGATGCCTGTCCAATCCCTGCTTTGCCGGCGTGAAGTGTACTAGCTACCCTGATGGCAGCTGGAAATGTGGTGCTTGTCCCCCTGGTTACAGTGGAAATGGCATCCAGTGCACAGATGTTGATGAGGTGAGGAACTGATGGGGCTCCGAGTTTCTGGATCTAGGAAAGCAGCTAACCTGTGCAGTCGCTTCCTTATGGCAGTGACTTCTAAACATGAAGCACGCTCTTATTTCCTCCATAGTGCAAAGAAGTGCCTGATGCCTGCTTCAACCACAATGGAGAGCACCGGTGTAAGAACACGGACCCTGGCTACAACTGCCTGCCCTGCCCCCCACGCTTCACCGGCTCACAGCCCTTCGGCCAGGGTGTCGAACACGCCACGGCCAACAAACAGGTACAGTCAACTAGACGAGTAAACCAGAGGACAGGAGAGCTGTCCTTGACCAAAATAACTGGGAGCGGGAGGAATGTAATTTCATACccttcaccaaaaaaaaagggCGAGGAGATGAATGTACCGTCTAGTTTTAGAAACGTGATTAGAAAATCCATGGTAAATCCTGCAGGGGAAAAACAGTcttccatatttaataaaaaatgctgCTCTGGAATAAGTTGTGAGCAGATGGACTTGTAAACGCCTAGGTGCTgagcaaattccagaaaaataaacataaagcaaAGTTTGCTTATAGCCTCAGGAAGAATGGGGAGGGACAGAGGTCCCACACTCTTCCAAATGGAGCCTCTGTCTACTCAGAGGTGACAGGGATCTGGATTCTTGTTTCCATGATATCTGAGGATTCTCGAAAGCTCTGTGTAACAGCAGGATGGTGTACCCTCAGGTGTGCAAGCCCCGTAACCCCTGCACGGATGGGACCCACGACTGCAACAAGAACGCCAAGTGCAACTACCTGGGCCACTATAGCGACCCCATGTACCGCTGCGAGTGCAAGCCTGGCTACGCTGGCAATGGCATCATCTGCGGGGAGGACACAGACCTGGATGGCTGGCCCAATGAGAACCTGGTGTGCGTGGCCAATGCGACTTACCACTGCAAAAAGGTAGAGCCAGGTCCTTTGTGTGCCTCCAGAAAGAGGGCCCATCACCTTATCAAAACACAGGCTAAGGAATTTTAAATACTTAAAGTTTGGACATGAAACTGAAAGACTAAATCTCCCAAAGGGAGAGGGGCACTAATtcctattaaaattaaattacttgGTGCCAAAAACATGAACAGGGCTAGCTCTTTTTGGGCAACTGTGTTCCATAGTCAACTCTTCTGTCCAAAAAAAAGTTCAGTACTCTATCCAAATACCAGCAAAGCATGACTTGTGTTCACAACATCTATAAAGCCTAGAGCATTTACACAAATTCTGTATGTATATCCCCcaagaaaagttttattttcttgtcttcccataaaaaaacaTATGCTGTTACTGAGCcaaattctgttctttttctatttggaatTCCAGGTACACTCCCTCGTGCATGAGCTCAGCATGAGGAAGGCAACTGAAGCAGTGATATATATCTTCTCTTTCCTAGGATAATTGCCCCAACCTCCCCAACTCAGGGCAGGAAGACTATGACAAGGATGGAATTGGTGATgcctgtgatgatgatgatgacaatgataaaaTTCCAGATGACAGGGTAAAAACAGTTTTCCAtccctttttcatcttttcaattcAGCAAGAGCCTGAAACACTTTGGGATTCAAGGAAATTACATGGCTATAGCAAAAAATATACCAAATCAATACACAGGATAATTAGAAATTATTCATTGTGTTCCGGTAGTTTAAGGATGTAGATGTTGccaagagaatttttaaatgagggttttgtttttcatcagAACTGTTTTTCTCTGCACTTGAGAAATTATAATGCATAAACAAATGTCACTTGGTTCCCTAGATTCATTTCAAATGTCACATCGAAATTACAGTAAAATTGACTTTGGGCACACTATGAACTGAGATGATGGGATTATATTCTACATCTCACTAACTTCTAACCCACAGGGATCCATTTTTTTAACTATGTCCTTTTAACTTTTGTAGTGATCGTTTTACACTGAGTGATCAATTAGCCTATCCACTAGGTAGAAAGTATTGCTGATTTTCACAGTTTTAGACATATTATGCACATGGTTTGAGGCTTGAGCTGTTTTCAAGGACAACATTGTTAAGTGCTCCATTTCTTCTCTTTGCAGGACAactgtccattccattacaaccCAGCTCAGTATGACTATGACAGAGATGATGTGGGAGACCGCTGTGACAACTGTCCCTACAACCACAACCCAGATCAGGCAGACACAGATAACAATGGGGAAGGAGACGCCTGTGCTGCAGACATTGATGGAGACGGTAAGGTGCTGCCTGATCACAGGGCCCGCGGGAGACAGGGACATGCACAGCTTTCCAAACTTACTTCTGTCTAGTCCTGGCTATTAGTATGCACTTTGGTGGAAACATCCAAGGCTGGAGAGCCCAGCTCTTATTTGTCCCTTGTTCTCTTCAGGTATCCTCAATGAACGGGACAACTGCCAGTACGTCTACAATGTGGACCAGAGAGACACTGATATGGATGGGGTTGGAGATCAGTGTGACAACTGCCCCTTGGAACATAATCCGGATCAGGTAGGTGGATGGACTCCTTTCAGAGTCTTTCAGTAAACTGTTGGAATATCCCTTTCATGGCCTTTGAAAAATGAGCTTAACAAAGTTCAAACACTTTCATTACTGTGGCTCCCTGGCTTCTCATAGCCAACTGGAATACGTTCATGTAAATAATTTGCCTGATGTGAGCTCCTTGCACAGAGTCTCACAGATCTTTAGCATGAAGATCTCGTAACTTCAGTCTTACCTTCTGTAAGAAGGGCTACTGGACTTGCTCAGCATCGTCTACCATTGTTAAGACAAATTATACAAAGCAGACATCTGTGACTGACAACTGTACAATAATATTAATCATATGTAATactaagagatggaaaaataaatgtgcataaGCAAAATAACCATTTTCATGGCTAATGATGTAATCTAGCTATAAGAAAATCATCAAACTAAGGATACATCCAAAACCAAAGTAATTTATCCCTGTCATAAACATTACCCAGACAGTATACAACACAGGGACCAGTGGTCTGTTTCCATCTTTTCAGGACTTAGAGAAGTCGACATGTCAACAGTTTTACAACTGAAACCTTCTAAGGAAATTCTCTGTTAAAGTATCCAGAAAATTTCATCTAACATTAAGATGTAAACAGttaacatttcatttcatctttagtAATTAAATAACACTCTATTTGACCTTATTTAGAAAGttttatatgtaaaacatttttaaattatcccTTCTCAGATTTGTATACGAAaacaaagataaaggaaaaaaacttttaaaatgtaattgctaCGATTGCTATCTTTCTGCAGGAGTGTGTAAATAGACATGACACCCCACTGGCTATATCAAACAATGGAGAATTTTCCCTGTGGTGGGGGCATAAGTTATCTTTAACATGAATGGTTTATACTGCAATTTACCCTCCATTTACATCTCTCTTTCAGCTGGACTCTGACTCAGACCGCATTGGAGATACCTGTGACAACAATCAGGATATTGATGAAGATGGCCACCAGAACAATCTGGACAACTGTCCCTATGTGCCCAATGCCAACCAGGCTGACCATGACAAAGATGGCAAGGGAGATGCCTGTGACCACGATGATGACAACGATGGCATTCCTGATGACAGGGACAACTGCAGACTCGTGCCCAATCCCGACCAGAAGGACTCTGACGGTGAGTCAGGGGAGCCACTTTCTAAGACAGGGACTGCTGGCACAGCTGTGTAGATTGAGGAAATGAAACCAAGGCTCAAAGCATTTGACAGGATGAAGGGACCAAATGCCAACTTAGACAAGATAGTGACATTTCTgacaccaataataataatagcacttcAGAATTTTGCTGAACTCTTGCTTTTTTGACCTCAGGCGATGGTCGAGGTGATGCTTGCAAAGACGATTTTGACCATGACAGTGTTCCAGACATCGATGACATCTGTCCTGAGAATGTTGACATCAGTGAGACCGATTTCCGCCGATTCCAGATGATTCCTCTGGACCCCAAAGGGACATCCCAAAATGACCCTAACTGGGTTGTACGCCATCAGGGTAAAGAACTCGTCCAGACTGTCAACTGTGATCCTGGACTCGCTGTAGGTGAGTAGCGAGTTCTTAGATCCTAAGAGACTGATGCATACATggggaaaaacaaatataaaacctGGCAGTTGTACCTATCCCTGTGGGTGCTGAGGATGTCTGGGAACATGATGAACCTTCTGAAGGCTGCAGGTTTTAACCTGCCTCTGGGCTCTTCTTCCAGGTTATGATGAGTTTAATGCTGTGGACTTCAGTGGCACCTTCTTCATCAACACCGAAAGGGACGATGACTATGCTGGATTTGTCTTCGGCTACCAGTCCAGCAGCCGCTTTTATGTTGTGATGTGGAAGCAAGTCACCCAGTCCTACTGGGACACCAACCCCACGAGGGCTCAGGGATACTCAGGCCTTTCTGTGAAAGTTGTAAACTCCACCACAGGGCCTGGCGAGCACCTGCGGAATGCCCTGTGGCACACAGGAAACACCCCTGGCCAGGTAAGAAGCAAAGCCctggaacagagagagagagcttatGGGTGCCTGACTAGCACTGGGGATGCTGTGCTTTGACCAAGACTCTGACCAGGGAGTCTTAGAAAGTTCCCAGCATCACCAGCTGCAGCATTGAACTCTGCTTTGTAAAAACATAATAGTGTTGAAAAGAGAGCTTGACCAAGAATTGTCCTGCAGATCCTAAGGTGCCTTCAGCCttttcaaacaaaaaaacctccttccctcctctctgtctGCTTTATATGTGTGCTCAGTGACACACAACAAATATGAGAGGACTTGGAAAAATTCCCCATTGCAGCCCTCTAACTTAGATCAGCTCGGTGCCTTTCAAGCATTGTTTCtgatggaatgaaatagaaatcTTTACCTGAAGGAGCTGTGTTTcaacctttccttttccttttccttttccttcaggtGCGCACCCTGTGGCATGACCCTCGTCACATAGGCTGGAAAGATTTCACCGCCTACAGATGGCGTCTCAGCCACAGGCCAAAGACGGGTTTCATTAGGTACAATCatactgattcaatttcactTACAGTCACACTGAtggacaaaaagacaaaaagtgttAAACAGCGTTGTCactaaacaacatttttttttccctgcagagTGGTGATGTATGAAGGGAAGAAAATCATGGCTGACTCAGGACCCATCTATGATAAAACCTATGCTGGTGGTAGACTAGGGTTGTTTGTCTTCTCTCAAGAAATGGTGTTCTTCTCCGACCTGAAATACGAATGTAGAGGTAAGAGCAACATCACCATGAATGTACACTGGACATCTCTATTTCAGACTAATATCAAGGATGACGGTTATGGGGGAGTCCAATGTAAAGactgttttggagacagggttatttctattttgcttttgAGGACACAAGGACAAAAATGGAATAATGCCTAGGCACTGTGGCTTATGAGTTCCTGAGTCCTTAGTTATAATATTAGTTTGCTTAGCAATCTCTGTGCTCCTCATACACAGTGCAAAGGTAAGCTGCAGAAAAGCTCCTATATAATTTGGACTTCATTAATAATACTGTTCtttacaattatatatttatatatcttactGCTTAGTGTTTTATGCATGCCATCACAGCACGAGTTAGCATTCCCAACTTTTCCCTGTATACAAAGAAGGGAGAGGAATGTTGCTTTCATATTGGCATGTTAAATTAATGTTCACTATTAaacttagcattttttttctcattcttttttacttaGTGATTACTTAAGCTCGCTGAGTCCAACACTGGCTCTACCACAAAATAAGtgcttaatatatatttactgggcCAAGGCCAGATACCTAAAAGATCAATGAGAGTAGAGAAAGATGGTTGATTTTActcaaaaaaaatctaaattattaatgtaatttttgagtccgaatttttaaaataagactccCTAAACTTTTAACATTGAAAGCCTTTGGAAAGCATAATATATGTTCTGGAAGGTTCACGCTGTGTCGGTCTCCTAGCATCAATGTCAGCTAATAAAATTAAATGCTAATGTGCTTGAACAATCTTAAAATTAGGCTTTTGTCATTCGAAAAGTAGAGCTATTCCTATGTGGTTAACTTATTAACTGATACTAAGATGTCTATGCTTTTATGAATTagttttcatttgtatatttatttatatttgtttatttaacagATCCCTAATCATCAAATTGTTGATTGAAAGACTGATCATAAACCAATGCTGGTATTGCACCTTCTGGAACTATGGGCTTGAGAAAACCCCCAGGAtcacttctccttgccttccttcttttctctgcttgCATCAGTGTGGACTCCTAGAACATGCGACCTGCCTCAAGAAAATGCAGTTTTCAAAAACAGACTCAGCATTCAGCCTCCAATGAATAAGACATCTTCCAAGCATATAAACAATTGCTTTGGTTTCCTTTTGAAAAAGCATCTACTTGCTTCAGTTGGGAAGGTGCCCATTCCACTCTGCCTTTGACACAGAGCAGGGTGCTATTGTGAGGCCATCTCTGAGCAGTGGACTCAAAAGCATTTTCAGGCATGTCAGAGAAGGGAGGACTCACTAGAATTAGCAAACAAAACCACCCTGACATCCTCCTTCAGGAACACGGGGAGCAGAGGCCAAAGCACTAAGGGGAGGGCGCATACCCGAGACGATTGTATGAAGAAAATACGGAGGAACTGTTACATGTTCGGTACTAAGTCATTTTCAGGGGATTGAAAGACTATTGCTGGATTTCATGATGCTGACTGGCGTTAGCTGATTAACCCATGTAAATAGGC contains:
- the THBS1 gene encoding thrombospondin-1, whose protein sequence is MGLAWGLGVLFLMHVCGTNRIPESGGDNSVFDIFELTGAARKGSGRRLVKGPDPSSPAFRIEDANLIPPVPDDKFQDLVDAVRAEKGFLLLASLRQMKKTRGTLLALERKDHSGQVFSVVSNGKAGTLDLSLTVQGKQHVVSVEEALLATGQWKSITLFVQEDRAQLYIDCEKMENAELDVPIQSVFTRDLASIARLRIAKGGVNDNFQGVLQNVRFVFGTTPEDILRNKGCSSSTSVLLTLDNNVVNGSSPAIRTNYIGHKTKDLQAICGISCDELSSMVLELRGLRTIVTTLQDSIRKVTEENKELANELRRPPLCYHNGVQYRNNEEWTVDSCTECHCQNSVTICKKVSCPIMPCSNATVPDGECCPRCWPSDSADDGWSPWSEWTSCSTSCGNGIQQRGRSCDSLNNRCEGSSVQTRTCHIQECDKRFKQDGGWSHWSPWSSCSVTCGDGVITRIRLCNSPSPQMNGKPCEGEARETKACKKDACPINGGWGPWSPWDICSVTCGGGVQKRSRLCNNPTPQFGGKDCVGDVTENQICNKQDCPIDGCLSNPCFAGVKCTSYPDGSWKCGACPPGYSGNGIQCTDVDECKEVPDACFNHNGEHRCKNTDPGYNCLPCPPRFTGSQPFGQGVEHATANKQVCKPRNPCTDGTHDCNKNAKCNYLGHYSDPMYRCECKPGYAGNGIICGEDTDLDGWPNENLVCVANATYHCKKDNCPNLPNSGQEDYDKDGIGDACDDDDDNDKIPDDRDNCPFHYNPAQYDYDRDDVGDRCDNCPYNHNPDQADTDNNGEGDACAADIDGDGILNERDNCQYVYNVDQRDTDMDGVGDQCDNCPLEHNPDQLDSDSDRIGDTCDNNQDIDEDGHQNNLDNCPYVPNANQADHDKDGKGDACDHDDDNDGIPDDRDNCRLVPNPDQKDSDGDGRGDACKDDFDHDSVPDIDDICPENVDISETDFRRFQMIPLDPKGTSQNDPNWVVRHQGKELVQTVNCDPGLAVGYDEFNAVDFSGTFFINTERDDDYAGFVFGYQSSSRFYVVMWKQVTQSYWDTNPTRAQGYSGLSVKVVNSTTGPGEHLRNALWHTGNTPGQVRTLWHDPRHIGWKDFTAYRWRLSHRPKTGFIRVVMYEGKKIMADSGPIYDKTYAGGRLGLFVFSQEMVFFSDLKYECRDP